One genomic region from Arthrobacter sp. FB24 encodes:
- a CDS encoding type II toxin-antitoxin system RelE family toxin, protein MAKVHLTDDAKEDLRDLDGSAKKIVLKAILKLEDQPELRGQPLGSKKTGNLTGLRKLVVGDRDWRIVYRVEDDGSVCVVWVIGKRADDEVYEIAMARLKMQTDMPLKEQITEVITMAFKSP, encoded by the coding sequence ATGGCGAAAGTTCATCTGACTGACGACGCAAAAGAGGATCTGCGCGACCTGGACGGGTCTGCGAAGAAGATCGTGCTGAAAGCGATCTTGAAACTGGAGGACCAGCCAGAGCTTAGGGGCCAGCCGCTAGGCAGCAAGAAAACTGGCAACCTGACTGGCCTCCGCAAGCTCGTCGTTGGAGACAGGGACTGGCGCATTGTCTACCGCGTCGAGGATGACGGATCCGTTTGCGTCGTTTGGGTCATCGGCAAGAGAGCCGATGACGAGGTGTACGAAATCGCAATGGCCCGGCTGAAGATGCAGACTGATATGCCATTGAAGGAACAGATCACGGAAGTGATCACGATGGCGTTCAAGAGCCCATAA
- a CDS encoding helix-turn-helix domain-containing protein — MDPEPRREMLQTYDALRAAGIYWSENNEGTMRVDPGPQAGSVEQDAADGAERWTSERVANALGVVPRRVGQLVAAGRLEGIKVGNMWLISAESVQDYQTAETIRRKAA; from the coding sequence ATGGATCCCGAGCCCCGGCGGGAAATGCTCCAGACCTATGACGCATTGCGAGCGGCGGGGATCTACTGGAGTGAGAACAACGAAGGGACTATGCGGGTAGACCCCGGGCCGCAGGCCGGTTCAGTGGAGCAGGACGCGGCGGACGGTGCCGAGCGATGGACGTCTGAGCGGGTGGCCAATGCCCTGGGAGTCGTTCCCCGGCGCGTGGGGCAGCTGGTGGCCGCCGGCAGGCTCGAGGGCATCAAGGTGGGCAACATGTGGCTCATCTCGGCCGAGAGCGTCCAGGACTATCAGACAGCAGAAACCATCCGCCGGAAGGCTGCCTGA